A single genomic interval of Chloracidobacterium validum harbors:
- a CDS encoding ROK family protein — translation MPNTSDERLLIGIECAATFLRGVVCEASGEVVTQRQHGLTGHAPTEAVASVRALVAELLSTESDAALFGGVGIALPGSLNRATDRCESRSLWSAVALDDLRPCGSLGAAQLVSRAAAALIGEYRCGVARGCQTVVYVETGYEVSAAMLHKGRLWTGATGIAGMIGYDSVDVDGEVTLQERIGGDGLIRRAQDRMYRDRTSSLSRRGIPRNREIGLEDLLNMARLGDELAQVMITRAGVHVGMAAARLINLLNPELLLIGGELAAAGQILLDPVREEVERRTASSALAVCRILLSTVDAAVGAAQVAGQAARDAVT, via the coding sequence ATGCCAAACACATCCGACGAGCGTTTGTTGATTGGGATTGAATGCGCCGCGACGTTTCTGCGTGGCGTCGTTTGCGAGGCAAGCGGTGAAGTCGTCACCCAGCGTCAGCATGGACTCACCGGCCATGCGCCGACCGAGGCCGTGGCATCAGTCCGGGCGCTGGTTGCAGAGCTGCTATCGACTGAATCCGATGCCGCGCTCTTCGGTGGGGTTGGCATTGCCTTGCCAGGAAGCCTCAATCGGGCGACGGACCGCTGTGAGTCGCGCTCGCTGTGGTCAGCAGTGGCGCTGGACGACCTACGACCCTGCGGTTCGCTCGGGGCGGCGCAGCTTGTCTCACGGGCGGCGGCGGCGCTGATTGGCGAGTACCGGTGTGGTGTCGCGCGCGGTTGCCAGACCGTGGTGTACGTGGAAACCGGCTATGAGGTTTCCGCGGCCATGCTGCACAAAGGGCGCCTCTGGACCGGCGCCACCGGGATTGCCGGGATGATTGGCTACGACTCCGTAGATGTGGATGGCGAAGTCACGCTCCAGGAACGAATCGGTGGGGACGGCCTCATTCGTCGCGCTCAGGATCGGATGTACCGGGACCGCACCTCTTCGCTCTCACGGCGCGGGATTCCGCGTAATCGGGAGATTGGCCTCGAAGACCTGCTCAACATGGCGCGTCTCGGGGATGAACTAGCCCAGGTCATGATCACCCGGGCTGGGGTTCACGTCGGCATGGCGGCGGCGCGGCTGATCAACTTGCTCAACCCAGAGCTGCTCCTGATTGGCGGTGAACTGGCGGCGGCTGGGCAAATCCTCCTCGACCCGGTCCGTGAAGAAGTCGAGCGGCGCACCGCGTCGTCGGCGCTGGCCGTGTGCCGGATTCTCTTATCCACAGTTGATGCTGCCGTTGGCGCTGCCCAAGTTGCCGGCCAGGCGGCGCGAGACGCTGTAACCTAG
- a CDS encoding SseB family protein — translation MPLPDARTAVREHLAGRITHATLFRSLMTHVDWHVPVHTSPEGEAVVLTFVDAAGERWIKVFTDLSAVEAWVAQEGKELDGQCLVTDGANLFGALDAELAGVEINPGLPEGVHYQRQHIPLLQQWARIIELESALETIDAGETPIGLLRDYDAYVLVLKRTGADSAQLVLAPDADDRMLAAVFTAEDTLAAFFDQVLASADFEPIPVRVNGEQLFTQLQTLPLDGLVFNCSGPTQPRAFGKRLADYVLSRGDESGRGSAR, via the coding sequence ATGCCTTTGCCCGACGCCCGGACGGCCGTACGCGAGCACCTGGCCGGACGCATCACCCACGCCACGCTTTTTCGCAGCCTCATGACCCATGTGGACTGGCACGTGCCGGTTCACACCAGCCCAGAAGGTGAGGCTGTGGTTCTGACGTTTGTTGACGCTGCCGGGGAACGATGGATCAAAGTTTTCACCGACTTGAGCGCCGTTGAAGCCTGGGTTGCGCAGGAAGGGAAAGAACTGGACGGACAGTGCCTTGTCACGGATGGGGCCAACCTCTTTGGCGCACTTGATGCCGAACTCGCCGGTGTCGAAATCAATCCGGGGCTGCCCGAAGGGGTTCACTACCAACGCCAACACATTCCACTACTACAGCAATGGGCACGGATTATCGAACTTGAAAGTGCCCTGGAAACGATTGATGCCGGCGAAACCCCCATCGGGTTGCTCCGCGACTATGATGCCTATGTGCTGGTTCTAAAGCGCACCGGCGCGGACAGTGCCCAGTTGGTACTGGCCCCCGATGCTGATGACCGCATGCTCGCGGCAGTGTTCACCGCCGAAGACACCCTGGCAGCGTTCTTTGACCAAGTGCTGGCGTCGGCGGATTTTGAACCGATTCCGGTTCGCGTCAACGGCGAGCAACTGTTCACCCAGCTTCAAACCCTGCCGCTCGATGGCTTGGTCTTCAACTGTAGCGGGCCGACTCAGCCGCGCGCTTTTGGCAAGCGGCTGGCGGATTACGTCCTCTCCCGTGGCGACGAGTCAGGGCGCGGGTCAGCGCGCTAG
- a CDS encoding J domain-containing protein codes for MGDFYEILGVSREASPNEIRSAFRRLARLHHPDVSQSPDAAERFAEITAAYRVLSHPDLRTRYDRGETVEPAPPPPRESRRRRAARVRAYKIRIESIINDMLEAERREAEFRAEAVLFVVVGWLSTLAATAARPSVLFGANDGWVWLALWGVGIFSLWYLARRLWVMLEHYTYRQTLLSVTEPAVPTQPFSRSVVVAVLLAGYATALVAGYCLGAVVSAWEHRSFPAFGALHDGVLFPPIVLLLLSHLHRWEQALRRV; via the coding sequence ATGGGGGATTTTTACGAGATACTCGGTGTGTCCCGTGAGGCTTCGCCGAACGAGATTCGGTCGGCCTTCCGCCGCCTGGCACGGCTCCACCATCCCGATGTGAGCCAGTCTCCAGATGCCGCCGAGCGCTTTGCTGAAATTACCGCCGCGTATCGGGTGCTTAGCCACCCAGACTTGCGGACACGGTATGATCGGGGCGAGACCGTTGAGCCGGCGCCCCCACCGCCACGGGAAAGTCGGCGGCGGCGCGCCGCTCGCGTCCGGGCCTATAAAATTCGGATTGAAAGCATCATCAACGACATGCTTGAAGCCGAGCGGCGCGAAGCCGAGTTTCGGGCCGAGGCGGTGCTGTTTGTGGTCGTCGGGTGGCTGTCAACGCTAGCCGCCACGGCCGCGCGTCCATCTGTTCTCTTCGGCGCAAACGATGGTTGGGTGTGGCTGGCCCTGTGGGGTGTTGGAATCTTCAGCCTATGGTATCTGGCGCGACGCCTCTGGGTGATGCTGGAACATTACACCTACCGGCAAACCTTGCTTTCGGTGACGGAACCCGCCGTCCCTACGCAGCCCTTCAGCCGGAGTGTCGTTGTGGCTGTTCTTTTGGCAGGCTATGCCACGGCTTTGGTGGCCGGTTATTGTCTCGGTGCCGTTGTCAGCGCTTGGGAGCATAGGTCCTTTCCAGCCTTTGGCGCGCTCCACGATGGCGTGTTGTTCCCGCCTATCGTGCTGTTGCTGCTGAGCCACCTTCATCGGTGGGAACAGGCCTTGCGCCGGGTCTGA
- a CDS encoding 6-phosphofructokinase, translating to MEIRTLGVLTGGGDAPGLNAALRAVVRRAMQDGIRVLGIHQGWNGLIHGRVEPLTRYSVSGILPRGGTILGTSRTNPVETDEVAERVRANWRKYELDALIVIGGEGTLSAALEIYQRYGYPIVGVPKTIDNDLCGTDMTFGFDTALSVATEAIDRLHTTAESHDRVMVVEVMGRHAGWIAAGSGIAGGADIILVPEHPFRISEVCQILNHRKSLGRFFSIIVVAEDAHPHPDEDFLAPEERERVFQHTRLGGIGHLLAKKIEELTGIETRVTVLGYTQRGGVPTAYDRLLATRLGVKAVEMVCAGEFGCMAALQGMRLVSVPIERAVACIKRLDDELYATARVFFG from the coding sequence ATGGAAATTCGTACATTAGGTGTATTGACGGGGGGCGGTGACGCCCCCGGCCTCAATGCCGCGCTGCGCGCTGTCGTCCGCCGCGCCATGCAAGATGGGATTCGCGTGCTCGGCATTCATCAAGGGTGGAATGGCCTCATCCACGGCCGAGTCGAACCACTGACGCGGTACTCTGTTTCGGGCATCCTGCCACGCGGTGGAACTATCCTCGGTACTTCGCGCACCAATCCCGTGGAGACCGATGAAGTCGCTGAGCGAGTCCGCGCCAACTGGCGCAAGTATGAACTTGACGCGCTCATCGTCATTGGTGGGGAAGGAACCTTGAGCGCGGCGCTGGAGATATACCAGCGGTATGGTTATCCGATTGTTGGCGTCCCCAAAACGATCGATAACGACTTGTGCGGAACCGACATGACGTTTGGTTTCGACACCGCGCTCTCGGTGGCTACCGAGGCGATTGACCGGCTGCATACCACGGCGGAGTCGCATGACCGGGTCATGGTGGTGGAAGTCATGGGGCGGCATGCCGGGTGGATTGCAGCCGGGTCCGGGATTGCTGGTGGAGCCGACATCATCCTTGTTCCAGAGCACCCGTTTCGCATCAGCGAGGTGTGTCAAATCCTGAACCACCGCAAGTCGCTAGGGCGATTTTTCTCGATCATCGTTGTTGCGGAAGACGCCCACCCTCACCCAGATGAAGATTTTCTCGCGCCAGAAGAGCGCGAGCGGGTGTTTCAACACACGCGCCTTGGGGGCATCGGACACTTGCTTGCCAAAAAGATTGAAGAACTGACCGGCATTGAAACTCGTGTGACGGTGCTCGGCTACACGCAACGGGGCGGCGTACCGACAGCTTATGACCGCCTGCTGGCGACACGGCTCGGTGTCAAGGCGGTCGAAATGGTATGCGCCGGCGAGTTTGGTTGCATGGCGGCATTGCAGGGCATGCGCCTCGTGTCGGTTCCGATTGAACGGGCCGTGGCCTGCATCAAACGTCTGGATGATGAGTTGTATGCGACAGCGCGCGTCTTTTTCGGCTAA
- a CDS encoding protein kinase domain-containing protein, whose protein sequence is MRQCPTCGTTYPDDAKFCPRDGATLVSAGSVSDDPFIGKVLAGRYEILSKLGEGGMGSVYCARHRLLGRVDAVKVLRPDTSNADAGRRFLREAKLAASINHPNAVVIHDFGEAESGVAFLAMEYIQGQSLTKLLQKQRPLPLGRVVPMVRQIASALDAAHQLGVIHRDLKPDNIMVLDGDRIKVVDFGIAKAVGGQESLVPMTQVGFIVGTPQYMSPEQAMGEPLDARSDVYALALVTYEMLTGEPAFQGDSMQAQMVVRLSEPPRPMAQAAPHVSVPPSIEAVVRQGLAQSPAHRPASAGAFATQLEKAFAADGTQAMSATPAASQPTRYQGVTIATAGARSPVDTQPSSPVPDDVFRPPAAYAAPPGATVVQPTPSAQPTPSSTPIPRFEPSPTLPTPPAHPIAKPSASKSNVVLIGGLVAVVSVVLLAIVLGVGLYVFYAPRESSSAKPDNPASPAKTDSTAILQQSRSSREAGNYPAALELVDQALTTNPTSPELRIEKAEILFEQERFVESEDIVYGVLRSHPNYGPAYQNLGVLKYRQAKTEEAIAHQKRCLELDPEPEYACYAHACLAQIYADQYFSNKRKFASASEAAEREARAALSTATRKSLEAPPRLVLAMLFVDRQQFGLAREQLEKILQDNALRRDRDLAAVYAQLAVVAFFEKRYAEAAEAADQAVQLDPQNKSYQKLADTLRRYRKR, encoded by the coding sequence ATGAGACAATGCCCGACTTGTGGAACCACTTACCCTGATGACGCCAAGTTCTGCCCACGGGACGGCGCTACGTTGGTCAGCGCGGGTTCCGTTTCGGATGATCCCTTCATCGGGAAGGTCTTGGCTGGCCGTTATGAAATCCTCTCCAAACTGGGCGAAGGCGGCATGGGGAGCGTCTATTGTGCGCGCCACCGCCTGCTCGGCCGCGTGGATGCCGTCAAGGTTCTGCGTCCAGACACCTCAAATGCCGATGCCGGACGCCGTTTCCTGCGGGAAGCCAAGCTGGCCGCCAGCATCAATCATCCCAACGCGGTCGTTATTCACGATTTTGGCGAAGCTGAGTCGGGCGTAGCCTTTCTGGCCATGGAATACATCCAGGGCCAATCCCTTACCAAGCTTTTGCAAAAGCAGCGACCGCTTCCGTTGGGACGGGTGGTGCCCATGGTTCGGCAGATTGCTTCGGCGCTCGATGCCGCGCACCAGTTAGGCGTGATCCACCGCGATCTCAAGCCCGACAACATCATGGTTCTGGATGGCGACCGCATCAAAGTGGTGGATTTTGGAATCGCGAAGGCCGTTGGTGGACAGGAAAGCCTGGTTCCGATGACGCAAGTTGGGTTTATCGTGGGGACGCCGCAGTACATGTCGCCTGAGCAGGCAATGGGTGAACCGCTCGATGCCCGCTCGGATGTCTATGCGTTGGCGCTGGTCACCTACGAGATGCTGACCGGTGAACCCGCCTTCCAGGGCGATTCGATGCAGGCCCAGATGGTCGTCCGCTTGTCGGAGCCTCCCCGTCCGATGGCCCAGGCCGCGCCGCATGTCTCAGTTCCCCCTTCGATTGAAGCCGTGGTGCGACAAGGTTTGGCGCAGTCGCCGGCCCATCGTCCGGCTTCCGCCGGCGCGTTTGCCACGCAGCTCGAAAAGGCTTTTGCCGCCGATGGTACGCAGGCCATGTCCGCCACGCCGGCCGCCAGCCAGCCAACTCGGTATCAAGGGGTGACCATTGCCACGGCCGGGGCGCGCTCGCCAGTGGACACCCAACCCTCGTCCCCGGTGCCGGACGACGTGTTCCGTCCGCCCGCTGCCTATGCCGCGCCGCCGGGTGCGACCGTTGTGCAGCCGACGCCGTCTGCCCAACCAACGCCGTCATCCACGCCAATCCCACGCTTTGAGCCATCCCCCACGCTGCCAACGCCACCGGCGCATCCCATTGCCAAGCCAAGCGCCTCGAAGTCAAACGTCGTCCTGATCGGCGGTCTGGTCGCGGTGGTTAGCGTGGTGCTGCTTGCCATCGTGCTTGGCGTCGGGCTGTATGTTTTCTACGCGCCGCGCGAATCCAGCTCGGCCAAGCCTGACAATCCCGCGTCGCCGGCTAAAACTGACAGCACGGCGATACTTCAGCAGTCCCGCTCGTCGCGTGAAGCCGGCAACTACCCCGCTGCCTTGGAGTTGGTTGACCAGGCACTGACTACCAACCCGACCTCCCCTGAGTTGCGAATTGAAAAAGCTGAAATTCTGTTTGAGCAAGAGCGTTTCGTGGAGTCGGAAGACATCGTGTATGGTGTCTTACGCTCGCACCCCAATTATGGCCCGGCTTACCAGAATTTGGGTGTGTTGAAGTACCGCCAGGCAAAGACCGAGGAAGCGATTGCCCATCAGAAGCGGTGCCTGGAGCTTGATCCAGAGCCGGAATACGCTTGTTACGCCCACGCCTGTCTCGCCCAAATCTACGCCGATCAATACTTTTCCAACAAACGGAAGTTTGCCTCTGCCTCGGAAGCGGCTGAACGCGAGGCCCGCGCTGCCCTGTCAACTGCGACCCGAAAAAGCCTGGAAGCGCCGCCCCGGCTCGTGCTGGCGATGCTTTTCGTTGACCGCCAGCAGTTTGGACTGGCGCGTGAGCAGTTAGAAAAAATTTTGCAGGACAACGCGCTCCGGCGCGACCGCGACCTAGCGGCCGTCTATGCTCAACTGGCCGTGGTTGCTTTCTTCGAGAAACGCTATGCTGAAGCAGCGGAAGCTGCTGACCAGGCTGTTCAACTCGACCCCCAAAACAAAAGCTATCAAAAACTTGCCGACACCCTGCGCCGGTATCGAAAGCGTTAG
- a CDS encoding alpha/beta hydrolase family protein yields the protein MTNRIQPQRTAPLTRAVQPKVSEPRATPAAPTNTVAPANTTRLSELQMMGALRKGQVLAASATTAVATPTRLSPTGPLAGARPNPAAPTRLSPLAADSHLNGAAFRVTAPGANPNAAPPVIVVNGISTPFSGASRLAQEVSRVTGRPVEMVYNNSDPAVAAGVTLAHHTRQARARAEADYNNLPLPVRLAIGINPANREAFILGRTARYVAEAAVNPATADWTKRNALQNPPAAQTQANLILSQLENYPNSPVRVVGYSQGAAISAEALRLVEQHLARQHGQAAANQMLARVQVMTLGGAANANDFPAAVNVTSIAHQTDIVSQYFGANRSAFGRGNVGDFVNFIREGFGVRQHLNYLGANGNPEVTRRMQDWMANPAGSDRNIILPDYRG from the coding sequence ATGACGAACCGGATTCAGCCCCAACGAACAGCCCCACTTACCCGCGCCGTCCAGCCGAAGGTTTCCGAGCCACGGGCGACGCCGGCCGCGCCAACCAATACTGTGGCACCGGCGAATACGACCCGCCTCTCCGAGCTACAGATGATGGGTGCGCTGCGCAAGGGCCAGGTGTTGGCGGCTTCAGCCACGACTGCCGTTGCGACGCCAACGCGCTTGTCCCCAACCGGTCCGCTGGCCGGCGCGCGCCCCAACCCGGCGGCGCCAACCCGTTTGTCTCCACTGGCGGCTGACAGTCATCTCAACGGCGCGGCCTTTCGTGTCACTGCGCCCGGAGCGAATCCGAATGCGGCTCCGCCCGTCATTGTCGTGAATGGCATCAGCACGCCATTCTCTGGCGCGAGCCGTCTCGCCCAGGAAGTTTCGCGGGTGACGGGACGACCGGTTGAGATGGTCTATAACAACTCCGATCCGGCGGTGGCCGCTGGTGTCACCCTCGCCCACCACACCCGGCAAGCCCGCGCCCGCGCCGAGGCTGATTACAACAACCTTCCATTGCCGGTGCGGTTGGCAATCGGGATCAACCCCGCCAATCGGGAAGCGTTCATTCTGGGTCGGACGGCACGCTATGTCGCCGAGGCTGCGGTCAACCCGGCCACCGCAGACTGGACCAAGCGCAACGCGCTGCAAAATCCGCCGGCCGCCCAGACGCAGGCCAACTTAATTTTGTCCCAACTCGAAAACTATCCAAACAGTCCGGTTCGGGTTGTTGGGTACAGTCAGGGCGCGGCCATCAGCGCGGAGGCGCTCCGCTTGGTCGAGCAACATCTCGCGCGTCAACATGGCCAGGCTGCGGCGAACCAAATGCTGGCCCGCGTCCAGGTCATGACGCTTGGCGGGGCTGCCAACGCCAATGATTTTCCGGCCGCCGTCAACGTGACTTCCATTGCCCACCAGACCGACATCGTGAGTCAGTATTTTGGCGCGAATCGTAGCGCCTTCGGACGCGGCAACGTCGGCGACTTTGTGAACTTCATCCGCGAAGGTTTTGGTGTGCGCCAGCACCTGAACTACCTCGGCGCGAACGGCAACCCCGAAGTCACCCGCCGGATGCAGGATTGGATGGCCAATCCGGCCGGCAGTGATCGCAACATCATTCTGCCGGATTATCGCGGCTAG
- a CDS encoding acyl-CoA dehydrogenase family protein yields MQFDEEHQLFRKTLRDFIEKEINPHVDQWEKDGIWPAHDILKKMGDLDFLGVNYPTEYGGLGLDYWYNVIRAEELGRIPCGGVPMGITVHTDMCTPALAEFGSHDLKKRFLEPAIRGTQVGAIAVSEPDAGSDVARIRTRAESDGDHYVIHGNKMWITNGTQADWVCLLARTSPGESFEGMSLIMVPTDTPGFVVSRKIEKLGNWSSDTAELAFEGVRVPKAFRIGDEGQGFRLQMQQFQKERLIAAVTCYAGAERIVEITKNYLKTRKTFGKPLIDNQYIQFRLAEVVTEIECLRQLCYHCTEKLIAGQDMTREASMAKLKGGQLVRLVADVCLQFHGGMGYTEEYPLARYFRDTRLFPIGGGADEIMMGIIAKYEGFYSERPRVASTKSATA; encoded by the coding sequence ATGCAGTTTGATGAAGAACACCAACTCTTTCGCAAAACGCTTCGTGATTTCATCGAGAAAGAAATTAACCCACACGTTGACCAGTGGGAAAAAGATGGCATTTGGCCCGCCCATGACATCCTCAAAAAAATGGGTGACTTGGACTTTCTTGGCGTGAACTATCCGACCGAGTATGGCGGACTTGGCCTAGATTACTGGTACAACGTGATTCGCGCCGAAGAGCTTGGGCGCATTCCCTGTGGGGGAGTTCCAATGGGGATCACCGTGCACACAGACATGTGCACGCCAGCTTTGGCTGAGTTTGGTTCCCATGACCTCAAGAAGCGCTTTCTTGAGCCGGCCATTCGGGGGACACAGGTTGGCGCCATCGCGGTTTCCGAGCCTGATGCCGGTTCGGATGTCGCCCGCATTCGGACGCGCGCCGAGTCGGATGGCGACCACTACGTGATTCACGGCAACAAAATGTGGATTACCAACGGCACCCAGGCCGACTGGGTCTGCCTGTTGGCACGCACCTCCCCGGGCGAATCATTTGAGGGCATGTCACTCATCATGGTGCCAACCGATACGCCAGGCTTTGTCGTAAGCCGGAAAATCGAGAAGCTGGGTAACTGGTCATCCGACACCGCCGAGCTGGCGTTTGAAGGTGTGCGCGTACCGAAGGCCTTCCGGATTGGCGACGAGGGACAGGGGTTCAGGCTTCAGATGCAGCAGTTCCAGAAAGAACGGCTCATTGCCGCCGTGACCTGCTATGCCGGCGCGGAACGCATCGTCGAAATCACGAAGAACTACCTCAAAACACGTAAAACCTTTGGCAAGCCACTGATTGACAACCAATACATTCAGTTCCGATTGGCGGAAGTCGTCACGGAGATTGAGTGCCTGCGGCAACTTTGCTACCACTGCACGGAAAAGCTCATCGCCGGGCAGGACATGACGCGCGAAGCTTCCATGGCCAAGCTCAAGGGCGGGCAACTCGTTCGACTGGTCGCCGATGTGTGCCTCCAGTTCCACGGCGGCATGGGGTACACCGAGGAATACCCGCTGGCGCGGTACTTCCGCGATACGCGGCTCTTCCCGATTGGCGGTGGCGCGGATGAAATCATGATGGGCATTATTGCCAAGTATGAGGGCTTCTACAGTGAGCGTCCGCGGGTCGCTTCAACCAAATCAGCCACCGCCTAG
- a CDS encoding peptidylprolyl isomerase: MKKSLIIFAAVCVLASGALVAQSYLTKPQPPLTLSTADINAFLAELPAANLASLREDPKGKDEFRKQIARSLAIVAEAEQRGLFQKPELKSQLDLTYGQLVGEMWKRRPEAKEKPITSEDVAAFYRDQPTAFEDFLTQNPQFRQAPKMDELKEKYGEFQVARTRGEAAGVNKTPAFQLQWRLFQANIVGNEIIAKLQEAAKPSDEEIEAYHKAHPEEFEEYKASHILISTTPATAPPDGKAPSKPLTEAEARAKAENIIKQLQGGADFAKLAEQYSDDPGSKKQGGDLGYFREGMMVAPFFEGVKALQVGGISTMPVQTQFGFHIIKLEDKRPKALDEPTKREIGEKLRQRKVETKLDELVTRYGIVIPSDFTIPSEPTS; the protein is encoded by the coding sequence ATGAAAAAATCACTCATCATTTTCGCCGCCGTGTGCGTTCTCGCGTCCGGCGCGCTGGTTGCCCAAAGCTACCTGACCAAACCCCAGCCTCCACTTACCCTGAGCACGGCTGACATCAATGCCTTTTTAGCCGAACTTCCGGCTGCCAATCTGGCCAGCCTCCGCGAAGACCCCAAAGGCAAGGATGAATTCCGCAAACAAATTGCCCGTTCCTTAGCCATTGTGGCGGAAGCCGAACAGCGCGGTCTTTTCCAAAAGCCTGAACTCAAAAGCCAACTCGACCTTACCTATGGGCAACTGGTTGGCGAAATGTGGAAACGCCGCCCTGAAGCCAAGGAAAAACCAATCACCAGTGAAGATGTGGCTGCCTTTTACCGCGACCAGCCGACTGCTTTTGAAGATTTCCTGACCCAGAATCCGCAGTTTCGCCAAGCGCCGAAGATGGATGAACTGAAGGAAAAATACGGTGAGTTTCAAGTCGCGCGGACTCGTGGTGAAGCGGCCGGCGTCAATAAAACACCGGCTTTTCAACTCCAGTGGCGACTCTTCCAGGCTAACATCGTTGGCAATGAAATCATTGCCAAGCTTCAGGAAGCAGCCAAGCCTTCAGATGAAGAGATTGAGGCGTACCACAAGGCACATCCAGAAGAATTTGAAGAATACAAGGCCAGCCACATCTTGATTTCCACCACCCCGGCGACCGCGCCGCCGGATGGTAAAGCGCCCTCCAAGCCGCTTACCGAGGCAGAAGCCCGCGCCAAGGCTGAAAACATCATCAAGCAGCTTCAAGGTGGCGCTGATTTCGCCAAACTGGCCGAGCAGTATTCCGATGACCCTGGCTCAAAGAAGCAGGGCGGCGACTTGGGCTACTTTCGGGAAGGCATGATGGTCGCGCCCTTCTTTGAAGGCGTCAAAGCGCTCCAGGTCGGGGGGATTTCAACCATGCCCGTGCAGACCCAGTTTGGATTTCATATCATCAAGCTTGAGGATAAACGGCCCAAGGCGCTCGACGAACCAACCAAGCGCGAGATTGGCGAAAAGCTCCGCCAGCGAAAGGTCGAAACCAAGCTCGATGAGCTTGTCACGCGATATGGCATTGTCATCCCAAGCGATTTTACCATCCCATCTGAACCAACTTCATAG
- the mce gene encoding methylmalonyl-CoA epimerase codes for MNVDHLGIAVESIEKALDFYQAALGLTLTHTETVNEQGVRVAMLPIGESRIELLEPTGPETPVGKFISKRGGGIHHICVGVDDIEATLARLKAQGIPLIDETPRLGAEGCLVAFVHPKGTGGVLVELSQKPTQTILSASVLSPTDAPAD; via the coding sequence ATGAACGTTGACCACCTTGGCATCGCCGTTGAATCCATAGAAAAGGCCCTGGATTTCTACCAAGCGGCGCTTGGACTGACCCTCACCCACACCGAGACCGTCAATGAACAAGGGGTTCGGGTCGCCATGCTTCCGATTGGGGAAAGCCGTATCGAGCTGCTCGAACCGACCGGCCCAGAAACGCCGGTGGGCAAGTTTATCAGCAAACGCGGCGGCGGCATTCACCACATTTGTGTTGGCGTGGATGACATCGAAGCCACTCTGGCACGCCTCAAGGCGCAGGGCATTCCGTTGATTGACGAGACGCCACGCCTTGGCGCTGAAGGATGCCTCGTGGCTTTCGTTCATCCCAAAGGCACGGGCGGGGTGCTCGTTGAGCTTTCCCAAAAGCCGACTCAGACCATATTATCGGCGAGCGTTTTATCTCCAACCGATGCCCCTGCCGATTGA